In one Puniceicoccus vermicola genomic region, the following are encoded:
- a CDS encoding secretin N-terminal domain-containing protein, whose protein sequence is MRIPSIPLTLLLLNLALGSTGWGQEDGDPNPIDKTIDVQEAANAYMEQLNLLLEDNPSPSSAPTSIEEPQIPEPEISGTEIPEPTIPEPEIAEPEMESMDARPVDQTPVTPPAVSEPSISLERFDLDYTDTPIRTILRNVADAAELNVIIPDSLVGSLSLQLKNVTWPQVYDIALESTGFVWTRADSGIIRIQRVSADQAIEVGDNGLISVNFRNEPTRTAVQALAEVVGLNIIIPAELEGTTSASLTNVAWERVLTTILEDNDYQWMENDGIIGIRAIDSRVVLDPQNRTLNISVQDTPFQEVATLIGQTQTPVVNVVSPPEIENLPVSLAVEGVTFEQALNLAILKLPKVAIGSANEGGAQQYQAYSTYEAGPNLVQIVDQQFLNSLRNEPPVVRIYDLRYASAGDLLLKIMPSPLDTSETSNGAIPSFRQAADLVRPVVEGVQSVAADHANNLLLVTARPAALAEVTSLIERLDQPLKQILIESKFVEITGQDGKNLGVDWSTLQGWGINMGPFSRTWTRDRSQTDTGTTTNSNNRNFSDSTTRSIIDGRTFNSSDSISRSNLSSSNSSSNFSRTTETSNTGGPTSFTNETSNSLTNSSNQSNTSDNQFNRTNAVNQSDITNRDITNSRSNSNSFTNTLENIASTSRADTAIFSTDEFRLILRALEEESDAKLITNPNVVAINGKQARVELTDYYYKSGPTETNDGVTTTGEPVPLEPRPGTTLVVTPTVVGGQLISLNVIPQVNSIVSNQIIDGNEIPIVRRRATDSEVLLRSGSTLAIGGLITDENVTNSNKVPVLGDIPILGRLFSSETTSVQTTNQIIFITASLLNPQSNTYMDVVGIERFNSMGLTDREVQGVGARELSAEELQLQQAVRKARNEAATEEIMKALRMREKIEETEEAVLDGSAAEEDIEEPEAKDGDNQPRKYGPISRK, encoded by the coding sequence ATGAGAATTCCAAGCATTCCCCTCACACTTCTCCTCCTCAATCTTGCTCTTGGTTCCACGGGATGGGGGCAGGAAGACGGAGACCCGAATCCCATCGATAAAACGATCGACGTCCAAGAGGCTGCCAATGCCTACATGGAGCAACTGAATCTCTTACTCGAGGACAACCCGTCTCCATCCTCTGCCCCCACCAGCATCGAAGAACCCCAAATTCCAGAACCCGAAATTTCCGGAACGGAGATCCCTGAACCCACCATCCCTGAACCCGAAATCGCCGAACCGGAAATGGAGTCGATGGACGCACGCCCGGTCGACCAAACCCCCGTAACTCCGCCAGCCGTTTCCGAACCCTCGATTTCTCTGGAACGCTTCGACCTCGACTATACCGACACCCCAATCCGAACCATTCTTCGCAATGTTGCCGATGCCGCCGAGCTGAATGTCATCATTCCAGACAGTCTTGTCGGAAGTCTTTCCCTACAACTCAAGAATGTTACTTGGCCTCAGGTCTATGACATCGCCTTGGAGAGCACCGGCTTTGTCTGGACCCGCGCGGACTCCGGCATCATCCGCATTCAACGCGTCAGCGCCGATCAGGCAATTGAGGTCGGCGATAATGGACTGATTTCCGTCAATTTCCGCAACGAACCGACCCGGACCGCGGTTCAAGCCTTGGCGGAAGTCGTGGGCTTGAACATTATCATTCCGGCGGAGCTCGAAGGGACCACCTCAGCCTCTCTGACCAATGTTGCCTGGGAGCGTGTCCTCACCACCATCCTCGAAGACAACGATTACCAATGGATGGAGAACGATGGAATCATCGGCATCCGCGCGATCGATTCTCGGGTCGTCTTGGATCCTCAAAACCGAACCCTGAACATCTCCGTGCAGGATACTCCTTTTCAGGAGGTAGCCACCTTGATTGGACAAACCCAGACCCCGGTGGTGAACGTCGTCAGCCCCCCGGAAATTGAAAACCTTCCCGTCTCGCTCGCAGTCGAAGGAGTGACTTTTGAACAAGCCCTCAATCTCGCTATCCTGAAACTTCCGAAAGTGGCCATCGGTTCCGCCAACGAAGGAGGGGCTCAGCAATATCAAGCTTACTCGACCTATGAAGCCGGTCCGAACCTCGTCCAGATTGTGGACCAGCAATTTCTCAATAGCCTTCGCAACGAGCCTCCGGTTGTCCGCATCTATGACCTCCGTTATGCCAGTGCGGGCGATCTTCTCTTGAAAATCATGCCCAGCCCGTTGGATACCTCGGAAACTTCGAACGGCGCGATTCCCTCGTTCCGGCAAGCTGCCGATCTAGTACGCCCGGTGGTCGAGGGAGTCCAAAGCGTCGCCGCCGACCACGCGAACAACCTTCTTCTTGTCACCGCCCGCCCCGCGGCGCTTGCCGAAGTCACCTCTCTGATTGAACGCCTTGACCAGCCTCTCAAACAGATCCTCATCGAATCGAAATTCGTCGAAATCACCGGACAAGACGGCAAAAATCTCGGGGTTGACTGGTCGACCCTCCAAGGCTGGGGAATCAATATGGGGCCCTTTTCGCGGACCTGGACCCGGGACCGCTCGCAGACCGATACGGGCACGACCACCAATTCGAATAACCGCAACTTCTCGGACAGCACGACTCGCTCGATCATCGATGGTCGAACCTTCAACAGCTCCGACAGTATTTCTCGAAGCAACTTGTCCAGCTCCAATTCATCATCAAACTTCAGCCGAACCACAGAAACATCGAACACTGGTGGCCCTACTTCCTTTACAAACGAAACGAGTAACTCCCTCACCAATTCCAGCAATCAGTCCAATACCAGCGACAATCAGTTCAATAGAACGAATGCCGTAAACCAATCGGACATCACCAATCGTGATATTACGAACTCTCGGTCGAACAGCAACAGCTTCACCAACACACTTGAGAACATTGCCTCCACCTCCCGCGCCGACACCGCGATCTTCTCGACCGACGAATTCCGGCTCATCCTTCGCGCCCTGGAGGAAGAAAGTGACGCGAAACTGATCACCAATCCGAATGTGGTCGCGATCAACGGAAAGCAGGCCCGCGTCGAACTCACTGACTACTACTACAAGTCAGGCCCTACTGAGACGAACGATGGGGTCACCACAACAGGGGAGCCTGTTCCCCTCGAGCCGCGCCCTGGAACCACTCTTGTGGTCACCCCCACCGTGGTCGGCGGACAGTTGATTTCCCTCAATGTCATTCCCCAAGTGAACAGCATTGTTTCCAATCAGATCATCGACGGAAACGAGATTCCGATCGTCCGCCGCCGGGCAACCGATTCCGAAGTGCTCCTTCGTAGCGGATCGACTTTGGCGATTGGTGGATTGATTACGGACGAAAACGTCACGAACTCCAATAAGGTACCGGTCCTCGGAGACATTCCGATTCTAGGACGGCTCTTTTCCTCGGAAACGACGAGCGTGCAGACGACCAACCAGATCATCTTCATTACAGCCAGCCTCCTGAATCCGCAATCCAACACATACATGGACGTCGTTGGGATCGAACGCTTCAACTCCATGGGACTCACCGATCGCGAAGTTCAAGGGGTCGGTGCACGAGAGCTCTCTGCCGAAGAATTGCAACTTCAGCAAGCTGTTCGCAAAGCGAGAAACGAGGCGGCTACCGAAGAGATCATGAAAGCTCTCCGGATGCGGGAAAAAATTGAAGAAACCGAAGAAGCCGTCCTCGACGGATCGGCTGCGGAGGAAGATATCGAAGAGCCCGAGGCGAAAGATGGCGACAATCAACCACGCAAGTATGGCCCCATCAGCCGCAAATAA